A window from Neobacillus sp. PS3-40 encodes these proteins:
- a CDS encoding GGDEF domain-containing protein: MKYSGRIVGSLGLFLLHSVYIFYYYFRDNSVEPLDLYSYPFLVFFGYWAGKQYDKVRFYSEKDELTGIYNRRFVMNTYDKIFSFAERANSKLFILVVDCDSFKTINDTYGHHKGDMVLIKISELLVESTRKSDIVARWGGDEFLVIGHYNGEAGLETVLNRLEKKLENLSDQVKIPVKASIGSAIYPNDSMDLFELLKKADGQMYNCKASKSIF; the protein is encoded by the coding sequence ATGAAATATTCTGGCAGAATCGTAGGAAGTTTAGGCTTATTTTTATTACACTCCGTTTATATCTTTTACTATTATTTTCGTGATAACTCAGTCGAGCCGCTTGATCTCTACTCGTACCCATTCTTAGTCTTTTTTGGATATTGGGCAGGTAAACAGTATGATAAAGTAAGATTTTATTCTGAGAAAGATGAACTTACAGGTATTTACAATCGCAGATTTGTAATGAATACATATGATAAGATTTTTTCTTTTGCAGAGAGAGCTAATAGCAAATTATTTATATTAGTAGTTGATTGTGATAGCTTTAAAACAATCAATGACACATATGGTCATCATAAGGGTGACATGGTTCTAATTAAGATCAGTGAATTACTTGTTGAATCTACTAGAAAGAGTGACATTGTTGCTCGTTGGGGCGGTGACGAATTTCTGGTCATTGGACACTATAATGGAGAGGCAGGCTTAGAAACTGTCCTAAATAGACTGGAAAAGAAACTGGAAAACCTCTCAGATCAAGTAAAAATACCTGTTAAGGCATCCATCGGTTCAGCTATCTATCCAAATGATAGTATGGATTTGTTTGAGTTATTAAAGAAAGCTGATGGTCAAATGTATAATTGTAAGGCATCAAAAAGTATTTTTTAA
- a CDS encoding response regulator transcription factor: MKHILIIEDDANIAELERDYLQLNGYHVTIIADGLIGLQHATSGTYDIIIVDLMLPNKDGFEILKAVRGKSEIPVIIVSAKTDDIDKIRGLGYGADDYLTKPFSPSELVARVKSHINRYERLMGKNTTIEIISHKGLEVNTASHQVFVNGKEVSFTAKEYELLVFLISHPNIVFSKDHLFTTIWKEEHFGDTATVSVHIQKIRKKIEKNPSTPQYIETIWGAGYRFNV, translated from the coding sequence ATGAAGCATATTTTGATTATTGAAGATGATGCAAACATTGCAGAATTAGAGCGGGATTATCTTCAATTGAATGGCTATCATGTCACCATTATTGCTGATGGTTTGATTGGGCTGCAGCATGCAACCTCTGGAACATATGATATCATTATTGTCGATTTAATGTTGCCAAATAAAGATGGATTCGAAATCTTAAAGGCTGTCCGAGGCAAAAGTGAAATCCCTGTCATCATTGTTTCTGCAAAAACAGATGATATTGATAAAATTAGAGGCTTAGGGTACGGTGCTGATGATTATTTAACGAAGCCCTTTAGTCCGTCTGAGCTTGTTGCAAGGGTAAAATCTCATATTAATCGGTACGAGCGATTAATGGGGAAAAATACTACAATTGAAATTATTTCGCACAAAGGACTTGAAGTCAACACTGCTTCACATCAAGTTTTTGTAAATGGAAAAGAAGTATCATTTACCGCCAAAGAATATGAATTACTCGTCTTTCTCATATCTCATCCCAATATCGTGTTTAGTAAAGATCATCTTTTCACCACCATTTGGAAAGAAGAACACTTTGGAGATACGGCCACAGTGTCTGTCCACATTCAAAAAATTCGTAAAAAAATTGAAAAAAACCCCTCCACTCCACAATATATTGAAACCATTTGGGGTGCAGGGTATAGATTTAATGTGTAA